The Candidatus Caldatribacterium sp. genome includes a window with the following:
- a CDS encoding serine hydroxymethyltransferase, with product MWEHLKAQDPEVYRCILAELARERNTLELIASENFTSLAVMEAQGSPLTNKYAEGYPGRRYYGGCEFVDQAETLAIERAKELFGAEHANVQPHSGSQANMAVYFAVLKPGDVVMGMDLAHGGHLTHGSRVNFSGMLYHFVPYGVNPKTETIDYDALEEKALEVRPKLIVAGGSAYPRIIDFARMWAICDRVGAYLMVDMAHFAGLVAAGIHPNPIPYAHFVTTTTHKTLRGPRGGIVLCKKEFAQAIDKALFPGIQGGPLMHVIAAKAVALKEAQSPAFSAYQRQVVRNAQALAGALAERGYRLVSGGTDTHLLLVDLRNLGITGKEAEHILDQVGITVNKNVIPFDPEKPTVTSGIRLGTPACTTRGMREDEMCLIAELIDTTLRNRGNPEVLNRVRQKVQELCDRFPLYPEVGE from the coding sequence ATGTGGGAACACCTGAAGGCCCAGGATCCTGAGGTGTACCGCTGTATCCTGGCAGAACTGGCGCGGGAACGGAACACCTTAGAGCTCATCGCCTCTGAGAACTTCACAAGCCTTGCCGTCATGGAGGCACAGGGGTCACCGCTCACGAACAAATACGCCGAAGGTTATCCGGGGCGGCGCTACTACGGAGGATGCGAATTTGTGGACCAGGCGGAGACCCTTGCCATCGAGCGGGCAAAGGAGCTCTTTGGGGCCGAGCACGCCAACGTCCAGCCCCATTCCGGGTCCCAGGCGAACATGGCCGTGTACTTTGCGGTGCTCAAGCCTGGGGACGTGGTCATGGGCATGGATCTCGCCCATGGGGGACATCTCACCCACGGGAGCCGGGTGAACTTTTCGGGAATGCTCTACCATTTCGTCCCTTACGGAGTGAACCCAAAGACGGAGACCATCGACTACGATGCCTTGGAGGAGAAAGCCCTTGAGGTTCGCCCAAAACTCATTGTGGCAGGGGGGAGCGCCTATCCGAGAATCATTGATTTTGCCCGGATGTGGGCGATTTGCGACCGGGTTGGGGCGTACCTCATGGTTGACATGGCCCATTTTGCGGGGCTTGTGGCGGCAGGGATACACCCGAATCCCATTCCCTACGCTCACTTTGTGACCACCACAACCCACAAGACTCTTCGGGGACCCCGGGGAGGGATTGTTCTCTGCAAGAAGGAATTTGCTCAGGCTATCGATAAGGCTCTCTTTCCCGGGATTCAGGGTGGTCCTCTCATGCATGTCATTGCCGCCAAGGCGGTGGCTCTCAAAGAGGCGCAGAGTCCTGCCTTTTCCGCGTACCAGAGGCAGGTCGTCCGGAACGCCCAGGCCCTTGCAGGAGCCCTTGCCGAACGGGGGTATCGCCTCGTTTCAGGGGGAACGGATACGCACCTTCTCCTTGTGGATCTCAGGAACCTGGGGATTACCGGGAAGGAAGCAGAGCATATCCTCGACCAGGTGGGCATAACGGTCAACAAAAACGTCATTCCCTTCGATCCCGAGAAACCCACGGTGACAAGCGGCATTCGTCTTGGCACCCCCGCCTGCACGACCAGAGGAATGCGGGAGGACGAGATGTGCCTCATTGCTGAGCTCATCGACACAACCCTTCGGAACCGCGGAAATCCCGAGGTTCTCAACCGGGTACGACAGAAGGTGCAGGAGCTCTGTGACCGTTTCCCCCTCTACCCTGAGGTTGGGGAATAG
- a CDS encoding NifU family protein, producing the protein MREKVEQALEKVRGYLQYEGGDVELVDIVDGVVKVRLKGMCSACPMAMITLKDGIERILKEEVPEVKSVEQVF; encoded by the coding sequence ATGCGCGAGAAAGTCGAACAGGCCCTTGAAAAAGTACGGGGATACCTTCAGTACGAAGGCGGCGATGTGGAGCTCGTGGACATCGTCGACGGGGTGGTAAAGGTTCGTCTCAAGGGTATGTGCAGCGCCTGCCCCATGGCGATGATTACCCTCAAAGACGGTATTGAGCGAATCCTCAAAGAGGAAGTCCCCGAGGTCAAGTCCGTCGAGCAGGTCTTCTAA